The stretch of DNA CGTCAGCGCTACTGCTTTGAAGAAATGGCTTCGGCGGGAATTAATTTTATATTTTTCGCCAAACCGAGAGCTTGCAGTAACCGAATTGTCATCCAAGTCGTATCGATTTCCCACCAAGTCAAACCATGACGGGCAGAATATTGATAGGCATGGTGATTGTTATGCCAACCTTCCCCGAACGTGAGAAGCGCAACCCACCAGCAGTTTTTTGAATTATCTTTGGACTCAAACCGACTGTAACCAAACTTGTGAGTTGCACTGTTAACGAACCAAGTGCAATGAAACACAACGACTAGACGAACAAAAATTCCCCAAATCACAAACGGCCAACCCCCAAGCGCATAGAGAAATACCCCTAAAACCACTTGAATCGGTACGAACCAATTTTGTAGGAACTGATAGACGGGATCGGAGCTAATATCTTGGGTGTAGCGAGGAATCTTCTCGTCAGCCGGGATTTGGTGCAGCATCCAGCCCATATGACTCCACCAAAAACCGCGATTAGAATCGTGGGGATCGGGTTCGGTATCGGAGAATTTATGATGGATGCGATGCAATCCTACCCAGTCAATCACGCCTCCCTGACAAGCCAGCGTTCCACAGAATGCAAAGAAATACTCGAATACCTTCGGCAGTTCAAAACTGCGATGAGCCAGCAGGCGGTGAAAACCGAGTGTAATTCCCAAGCCTCCTGTTATCCAGTACAGGATAAAAGCGACCGCCACGGCAGACCAGCTAAAATTACCGGGCAGGAGGGCGAATAGTGCCGCAACGTGGATTAATAGCATATAAACTATCGTAACCCAGTCGAAATCAGCTTTTTTTGAAGTAGCAACAGTCATTCAGTAACCTTAAATGCGAATTAAATTTTGCCGTCTTGTGCTAGTCAAACCCACGAGTTTGAATCTAAGATGCAACAACTATCTCAAATTTTAACGCTTTTCTCAAAATGACTCGCTTGGATTTGCTCGTAGAAGCAGAGAAGGCACTATCCCCGATTTTTTCTGGTATTGACGCTCGGGTCAAGCAAAATCTTAAAAAAATCTTGGATGCCTTTCGGAATCATCGTTTGGGGGTGCATCACTTTGCGGGGGTTAGCGGTTACGGACACGACGATCTCGGACGCGAAACGCTCGATAAAGTTTTTGCGGAGGTGATGGGGGCGGAAGCGGCGGCGGTGCGGATTCAGTTTGTTTCTGGGACGCACGCGATCGCCTGCGCTCTGTATGGTATCCTCCGTCCCGGCGATGAAATGCTCGCCGTGGCGGGCGCGCCCTACGATACCCTCGAGGAAGTGATTGGGTTGCGCGGCGAGGGACAGGGTTCCCTGCGCGATTTCGGCATTACTTACCGCCAATTGGAGCTTACCCCAGAAGGCGCGATCGACTGGGAAGCGCTCGAGACCGCCATTCGCCCCCAAACTCGTTTAGTCTCGATTCAGCGTTCCTGCGGCTATTCCTGGCGTAATAGTTTAAGCCTTGAAGAAATTTCACAAATCGTTAAAATTGTCAAGTCTCAAAACCCGAATACTGTTTGTTTCGTCGATAACTGCTACGGCGAATTTATCGAAACCCAGGAACCAACGGCGGTAGGTGTCGATTTGATGGCCGGTTCATTAATTAAAAATCCGGGGGGAACGATCGCGCCGACGGGGGGCTACGTGGCGGGGAAAGCCGAATATGTAGAAGCCGCAGCCTGTCGCCTCACCGCCCCGGGCGTAGGCAGTTCCGGCGGCGCAACTCTCGAGCAAAATCGCCTGCTGTTTCAAGGATTATTTCTCGCGCCGCAGATGGTGGGTGAAGCGATGAAAGGCAACCATTTAACCGCCTACGTTTTCGATCGCCTCGGCTACCCCGTTAATCCCCTTCCTTTTGAACCCCGCCGCGATGTCATCCAAGCGATTCGTTTCGGCGATCCCGACAAGCTAATTGCCTTCTGTCGCAGCGTTCAACAGCATTCTCCTGTCGGATCTTATCTGGATCCCGTTCCGGCGGCGATGCCCGGTTACGAGAGCGAACTCGTGATGGCTGGGGGAACGTTTATCGATGGTAGCACCTCTGAATTTTCCGCCGATGGG from Oscillatoria sp. FACHB-1406 encodes:
- a CDS encoding acyl-CoA desaturase, with translation MTVATSKKADFDWVTIVYMLLIHVAALFALLPGNFSWSAVAVAFILYWITGGLGITLGFHRLLAHRSFELPKVFEYFFAFCGTLACQGGVIDWVGLHRIHHKFSDTEPDPHDSNRGFWWSHMGWMLHQIPADEKIPRYTQDISSDPVYQFLQNWFVPIQVVLGVFLYALGGWPFVIWGIFVRLVVVFHCTWFVNSATHKFGYSRFESKDNSKNCWWVALLTFGEGWHNNHHAYQYSARHGLTWWEIDTTWMTIRLLQALGLAKNIKLIPAEAISSKQ
- a CDS encoding methionine gamma-lyase family protein, with product MTRLDLLVEAEKALSPIFSGIDARVKQNLKKILDAFRNHRLGVHHFAGVSGYGHDDLGRETLDKVFAEVMGAEAAAVRIQFVSGTHAIACALYGILRPGDEMLAVAGAPYDTLEEVIGLRGEGQGSLRDFGITYRQLELTPEGAIDWEALETAIRPQTRLVSIQRSCGYSWRNSLSLEEISQIVKIVKSQNPNTVCFVDNCYGEFIETQEPTAVGVDLMAGSLIKNPGGTIAPTGGYVAGKAEYVEAAACRLTAPGVGSSGGATLEQNRLLFQGLFLAPQMVGEAMKGNHLTAYVFDRLGYPVNPLPFEPRRDVIQAIRFGDPDKLIAFCRSVQQHSPVGSYLDPVPAAMPGYESELVMAGGTFIDGSTSEFSADGPLREPYIGFCQGGTHWTHVAIALEAFING